A single window of Arcobacter venerupis DNA harbors:
- a CDS encoding dihydroneopterin aldolase → MKIEITDLTFKCIIGILDFERIKKQKVIINISFEYEYSKDLFIDYSHISNLVKATMKEQKFLLLEDAILHLESLLLNSYKIDTLKIKISKPNILKNCIVSLNN, encoded by the coding sequence ATGAAAATTGAAATTACTGATTTAACATTTAAATGTATAATAGGAATTTTAGACTTCGAACGAATCAAAAAACAAAAAGTCATAATAAATATATCTTTTGAGTATGAATATTCAAAAGATTTATTTATTGACTACTCACATATTTCAAATCTTGTAAAAGCAACGATGAAAGAACAAAAGTTCTTACTTTTAGAAGATGCAATTTTACATCTTGAATCATTACTACTTAATAGTTACAAAATAGATACACTAAAAATCAAGATTTCTAAGCCAAATATACTCAAAAATTGTATTGTTAGTCTGAATAACTAA
- the plsY gene encoding glycerol-3-phosphate 1-O-acyltransferase PlsY, translating to MDFITNTNILFFLAAYLIGSIPFGSILAKTFAGVDITTAGSKSIGATNVLRVVKETNPKLAKKLGIATVLLDALKGAVVLLVALYYGVSDSTLWGVAILAVLGHCYSIYLGLEGGKGVATGLGVYLVLIPIPTLIGALVWIVCAKVLKISSLSSLLGLIAVIISASFLNNGLNVGSNVPMYIIAFIIIYKHIPNILRIIKGEEKKVI from the coding sequence ATGGATTTTATCACAAATACAAATATTTTATTTTTTCTTGCAGCTTATTTAATAGGTTCTATTCCTTTTGGTTCAATTTTAGCTAAAACATTTGCAGGAGTTGATATTACAACAGCTGGAAGTAAATCAATTGGAGCTACAAATGTTCTAAGAGTTGTAAAAGAAACTAATCCTAAATTAGCAAAAAAATTAGGAATTGCAACAGTTTTACTTGATGCTTTAAAAGGTGCAGTTGTATTACTCGTAGCTCTATATTATGGAGTTAGTGACTCAACGCTTTGGGGAGTTGCAATTTTAGCTGTTTTAGGTCACTGTTATTCTATTTATCTAGGATTAGAAGGTGGGAAAGGCGTTGCAACTGGACTTGGTGTTTATTTAGTACTTATTCCAATACCAACACTTATTGGTGCTCTTGTTTGGATAGTTTGTGCAAAAGTTTTAAAAATTTCATCTTTATCATCACTTTTAGGATTAATTGCGGTAATAATAAGTGCAAGTTTTTTAAATAATGGATTAAATGTAGGTTCAAATGTGCCTATGTATATTATTGCTTTTATAATAATCTATAAACATATTCCAAATATTTTAAGAATTATAAAAGGTGAAGAGAAAAAAGTTATATGA